One Mustelus asterias chromosome 10, sMusAst1.hap1.1, whole genome shotgun sequence DNA window includes the following coding sequences:
- the pcf11 gene encoding pre-mRNA cleavage complex 2 protein Pcf11 isoform X2 — MLIRWPWAPASEKLPVMYLMDSIVKNVGGSYISLFAQNLSPVFSSVFEKVDESTRKSLFKLRSTWDEMFQLTKLYALDVKVNKLDPAWPIKPLPPNVNSSSIHVNPKFLNRSLEEPTTSSSTVAPVNSAKQNIADSQKNVTQEQEQFIRQQLLAKQKQLLELQQKKLELELEQTKAQLIASLASQHPIPDSAVTLGHSKLHVPITKVSPMLSMGTAKPTPATVRPLQQESAELENFQATHVSDTKVSNRDPRINRLSQQSCHSKDPAKKEGPLQTEKLEKTSASKRSSPAGGSSDRTESQIGTSKQDKDKICEKLRKESRASEGKSKMVSPVKNKLPIKNAKKVDTEKVKVEVSKRDPRLRKSSQDKTDKVEIKEKKISTEKKAEDDQSKGSERKPSVTRNKAINGVLLKNEKDGKEIGKDVSKSGGFNFRSHSRSSRSRSPRSHSPISRSPVSRSTRQRGRSSPKRRRTSVSPLPKIQDKEKSVKRPLSDEYKQNANNWERRDARKKGNTKPEARDPRKLKRPRDDRCQESQVARPENRNSPRRSPEPKENVENWHDQPSAKRWKSGWEEAKSLKQKQETPASTKFPHQQKDVYPGSKGILSPRTPRQQRMSVDANLQIPKELTSASKRDLLKKANQRLAAAEISYDEFLVVAHQINQLFQYQEEKSRSSDWQASHVTPRGFKTELKGESPLARTQGKAAPLSEAELSYLEHMSKLKRTRVQLEKSHETESRWKTREAHNKDISDDLLLSVREDGDQGSKSPTMSSTSYSLIERHDTRGSGQERKLGEKREASESGRGHYSEGRHSDRRKLGDIKPSRRSPVGDNRQLHDKQDHVSPLRQHMSPLIDEERNQSNIRDSKKHGDEKLSIKQVRSSPIPEDRYKTDSNHGKLCNNWTESRNEHNKDQRQGSKHQPMVERDLQEFGPRDGQDIKREEPRSHCDRHSEERPAYDAPQRSSGLVESSRLRSGGLEMPQRFREVTDRTGQAKSGSARNLEKLRTDDSIESDRVWLRSRNGSPSCDGCIAGSRMRLQEPPEQVIQPMDSAPEQPRHWIEGIPRQLTAHFDNLSGSHAGQPVACFDGPHRGQPGACFDCPGTLHLGQPSVRFDGPCGPRPGQPALRFDSSRPRQPGPRFDGPRMVPPGPRFDGPRPGQPGLRFDSPHAGLPGTRFNGPHPGQPGTCFDSPGGQPGVHFDGPQPGTRIDGSHPGQSCSHFDSPGGHPGTRFGPHTGQPGTQLDNPGNHLGHPRFDPHSGQTAMHFDGPHPRPSGTRFDGPDGLGQPCMRFEGPQPGPPSIRFDGPSSRLGQPVTRFDGPHSGQPNAHFDGPGGRPAQCAVRFDGPQMGQPGAHFDGSGSHPGQSAIRFDGPAGTRFDIIPAQPGAYFDGSRGPQFEGASMHPDPRCSVAGHLFNGHPPSSQYQGRVFDGQSGPRFNMPQGSHYNESAVHGATTLANPAYGPAGPCFDGQTPLPRLAGPHNNEQYDPACGTFYNNNLPTSLPEGIRQLQSVNAMTGFSQNQTPFSQGQQYIPPQSSIPVTQIQQGSSFAPLDNHLGQLDVNELFSKLLSTGILKPNPVESVPTQSEMFPEGDPQAQNIIEDDEEEENEESIPDLTGFQIDELKQRYDGVISRLYTGIQCYSCGMRFTASQTDVYADHLDWHYRMNRMEKDITKKVTYRKWYYSLTDWIEFEEIADLEERAKSQFFEKVHEEVVQRTQEAAKEKEFQSVPAGPAGVHEVCEICQEAFEQYWDEDEEEWHLKNAVRVDNRTYHPACYEDYKNASFTDTTPSPSEAPIENPLHSVIKQEQLDSSCKTSDPTNSCKGAENEGTSVLTDNKTEKDAASVKMETV, encoded by the exons atTGCCTCGCTTGCTTCCCAACATCCTATTCCTGATTCGGCGGTAACTCTTGGACATTCCAAACTACATGTGCCAATCACAAAGGTTTCTCCTATGCTTTCAATGGGAACAGCAAAGCCAACTCCTGCAACAGTTAGACCCTTGCAGCAAGAATCAGCGGAGTTAGAAAACTTTCAGGCAACACATGTCAGTGATACTAAAGTGTCAAACCGAGACCCTCGGATAAATAGGCTCAGTCAACAGTCATGTCATTCAAAAGATCCTGCTAAAAAAGAAGGCCCATTGCAAACAGAGAAGTTAGAGAAAACATCAGCGAGCAAAAGAAGTAGCCCAGCTGGGGGATCTTCTGATAGGACGGAAAGTCAAATTGGTACATCAAAACAAGACAAAGATAAGATCTGTGAGAAATTGAGAAAGGAATCTAGAGCTTCTGAAGGAAAATCTAAAATGGTATCGCCAGTGAAAAATAAGTTGCCTATCAAAAATGCGAAGAAAGTGGACACTGAGAAGGTAAAAGTAGAAGTCAGTAAAAGAGATCCAAGATTGCGCAAGTCTTCTCAAGATAAGACTGATAAAGTAGAAATAAAAGAAAAGAAGATAAGTACTGAAAAAAAAGCAGAGGATGATCAAAGTAAAGGGAGTGAACGTAAACCTTCAGTGACCAGAAATAAAGCGATCAATGGGGTTCTGTTGAAAAATGAAAAGGATGGAAAAGAgattggaaaggatgtttctaaaTCTGGAGGATTTAATTTTCGATCACATTCTAGATCGTCAAGATCACGATCCCCAAGATCACACTCGCCAATATCACGGTCACCTGTATCACGTTCTACCAGACAAAGAGGGCGATCCTCACCAAAAAGGAGGCGTACAAGTGTTTCACCACTTCCCAAAATACAGGACAAAGAAAAGTCAGTTAAGAGACCCCTGTCTGATGAGTATAAACAGAATGCTAATAACTGGGAACGTCGAGATGCTAGGAAAAAAGGTAATACCAAACCAGAAGCAAGAGATCCACGGAAATTGAAGAGACCACGGGATGATAGATGTCAGGAATCCCAGGTTGCACGTCCTGAAAACAGGAATTCCCCAAGACGTTCTCCTGAGCCAAAGGAAAATGTAGAAAACTGGCATGACCAGCCATCTGCAAAAAGATGGAAATCTGGTTGGGAGGAAGCTAAAAG CTTGAAGCAGAAACAAGAGACTCCGGCAAGTACAAAATTTCCTCATCAACAGAAGGATGTGTATCCTGGAAGTAAAGGTATTCTGTCTCCTCGAACACCAAGACAGCAAAGGATGAGTGTTGATGCAAACTTACAAATCCCAAAAGAATTGACATCTGCCAGTAAGAGAGATTTACTGAAAAAA gcAAATCAACGACTAGCAGCTGCAGAAATAAGCTATGATGAGTTCCTTGTTGTTGCTCATCAGATCAATCAGCTGTTCCAGTATCAAGAGGAAAAGAGTAGATCTAGTGACTGGCAGGCATCCCATGTTACCCCCAGAGGTtttaaaactgaactgaaaggaGAATCTCCATTAGCTAGAACCCAAGGTAAAGCTGCACCATTATCTGAAGCAGAACTAAGCTATCTTGAGCACATGTCTAAATTAAAAAGAACCAGGGTTCAGTTAGAAAAATCACATGAAACAGAATCTCGTTGGAAAACAAGAGAGGCTCATAATAAAGATATATCGGATGATCTCTTGCTTAGTGTAAGAGAAGATGGTGACCAAGGCAGCAAGTCTCCAACAATGAGCAGCACTTCATATTCACTAATTGAAAGACATGATACAAGAGGTTCTGGTCAGGAAAGAAAACTTGGAGAAAAAAGAGAGGCAAGTGAGAGTGGACGTGGACATTACAGTGAAGGAAGACACTCAGACAGAAGAAAATTGGGTGACATAAAACCTTCAAGACGTTCTCCTGTTGGTGATAATAGACAATTGCATGACAAACAGGATCACGTATCACCACTTCGTCAACATATGAGTCCGTTAATAGATGAGGAGAGAAACCAAAGTAACATACGCGATAGCAAAAAGCATGGAGATGAAAAGTTGTCGATTAAACAAGTGAGAAGTTCTCCAATTCCTGAAGATCGATACAAAACAGATTCTAATCACGGGAAGTTGTGTAACAATTGGACAGAGTCAAGAAATGAACACAATAAAGATCAGCGGCAGGGGTCAAAGCATCAGCCCATGGTTGAAAGAGATCTTCAAGAATTTGGTCCAAGAGATGGACAAG ACATAAAAAGAGAAGAGCCGAGATCTCATTGTGACCGTCATTCAGAGGAAAGACCTGCTTATGATGCACCACAGAGAAGCAGTGGACTAGTTGAAAGTTCAAGGTTAAGATCTGGGGGGCTTGAAATGCCTCAGAGATTTCGGGAAGTTACAGACAGAACAGGGCAAGCAAAATCTGGGTCTGCAAGAAATCTGGAAAAATTGAGAACTGATGATTCCATTGAATCAGACCGGGTATGGCTTCGTAGTCGAAATGGCTCTCCAAGCTGTGATGGATGCATTGCTGGATCTAGGATGAGATTGCAGGAACCCCCTGAACAAGTTATCCAGCCAATGGATAGTGCCCCTGAGCAACCTCGTCATTGGATCGAGGGTATTCCCAGGCAACTTACTGCACACTTTGATAATCTGAGTGGTTCCCATGCTGGACAACCTGTTGCATGCTTTGATGGCCCACACCGAGGACAGCCTGGTGCGTGCTTTGATTGCCCAGGTACTTTACACCTAGGGCAGCCTAGTGTACGCTTTGATGGTCCATGTGGCCCTCGGCCTGGGCAGCCTGCACTGCGGTTTGACAGTTCTCGCCCAAGACAGCCTGGGCCGCGTTTTGATGGACCTCGTATGGTGCCTCCTGGACCGCGTTTTGATGGTCCTCGCCCAGGACAACCTGGACTGCGCTTTGATAGCCCACACGCAGGACTGCCTGGGACACGCTTTAATGGCCCTCACCCAGGACAGCCTGGAACATGCTTTGATAGTCCAGGTGGGCAGCCTGGAGTACACTTTGATGGCCCACAGCCTGGCACTCGCATTGATGGTTCGCATCCTGGGCAGTCATGCAGTCACTTTGACAGTCCAGGCGGCCACCCTGGCACGCGCTTCGGCCCACACACAGGCCAGCCAGGCACACAGTTAGACAATCCTGGAAATCATTTAGGGCATCCTCGCTTTGATCCACACTCTGGGCAAACTGCCATGCACTTTGATGGCCCACATCCTCGTCCGTCTGGCACACGCTTTGATGGTCCAGATGGTCTAGGGCAACCGTGCATGCGTTTTGAGGGTCCTCAGCCTGGCCCCCCCAGTATCCGCTTTGATGGCCCAAGTTCTCGACTAGGGCAACCTGTCACACGATTTGATGGCCCACATTCAGGGCAGCCCAATGCACATTTTGATGGCCCTGGTGGCCGCCCAGCACAGTGTGCTGTGCGATTTGATGGTCCACAAATGGGGCAACCTGGCGCACACTTTGATGGCTCAGGCAGCCACCCAGGGCAGTCTGCCATTCGTTTTGATGGTCCTGCTGGAACTCGGTTTGACATTATTCCTGCGCAGCCTGGTGCATATTTTGATGGTTCTCGTGGGCCACAATTTGAAGGGGCTTCGATGCATCCTGATCCTAGATGCAGTGTTGCTGGTCATTTGTTTAATGGTCATCCTCCAAGTTCACAGTATCAGGGAAGAGTATTTGATGGACAGTCTGGACCTAGATTTAACATGCCTCAAGGATCTCATTATAATGAATCTGCTGTACATGGAGCAACAACACTGGCCAACCCAGCCTATGGGCCTGCAGGTCCTTGTTTTGATGGTCAGACGCCACTGCCTCGGTTGGCAGGACCCCACAATAATGAGCAATATGATCCAGCATGTGGAACGTTTTACAACAATAACCTTCCCACATCGTTACCTGAAGGCATCCGTCAACTGCAGTCT GTTAATGCCATGACTGGCTTTTCTCAAAATCAGACTCCTTTTAGTCAAGGCCAACAGTACAtaccccctcaatcttctattccAGTTACACAGATCCAGCAAG GATCATCTTTTGCACCTTTGGATAATCATTTGGGGCAGCTGGATGTTAATGAGCTGTTCTCCAAGCTGCTTTCTACTGGAATTCTAAAGCCAAATCCAGTAGAATCTGTACCAACAC AGTCTGAAATGTTTCCAGAAGGTGATCCTCAAGCTCAAAATATAATTGAAGATGATGAGGAGGAAGAAAATGAGGAAAGCATTCCAGATCTTACTGGTTTTCAAATTGATGAATTGAAGCA GAGATATGATGGTGTTATCAGCCGACTATACACAGGCATTCAATGTTACTCATGTGGAATGAGGTTCACAGCATCGCAAACTGATGTTTATGCAGACCATTTAGACTGGCATTATCGTATGAACAGAATGGAAAAGGACATCACTAAGAAAGTGACTTACAGAAAGTGGTACTACAGTTTAACT GACTGGATAGAGTTTGAGGAAATTGCTGACCTGGAAGAACGTGCAAAGAgtcagttctttgagaaggtccaTGAGGAAGTTGTGCAAAGAACGCAAGAAGCTGCAAAggaaaaggaattccagagtgttCCTGCTGGACCTGCTGGAGTACATGAG GTCTGTGAAATCTGCCAAGAGGCTTTTGAGCAGTACTGGGATGAGGATGAGGAGGAGTGGCATCTGAAAAATGCAGTTCGTGTGGATAATAGA ACATATCATCCAGCATGTTACGAAGATTACAAAAAT GCTTCATTTACGGATACAACTCCATCTCCAAGTGAAGCTCCTATCGAAAATCCTCTACATTCAGTTATTAAACAGGAACAGTTGGATAGTAGTTGCAAGACCTCAGATCCCACCAACAGCTGTAAAGGTGCAGAGAATGAAGGGACTTCTGTGTTGACAGATAATAAAACTGAAAAAGATGCTGCATCTGTGAAAATGGAAACAGTCTAG